A genome region from Methylohalobius crimeensis 10Ki includes the following:
- a CDS encoding Uma2 family endonuclease: MHRKVTCEDLLGLPENLVGEIPSGEFHTHPRPAPKHARVESAIDGTLWNPFDHGDGDPGGCWILVEPELHLGSDILVTGLAGWRRQRMPTLPETAWFELAPDWVCEVLSPATARTDRVIKMPIYALHQIPFL; this comes from the coding sequence GTGCACCGCAAAGTCACCTGCGAAGATCTCCTCGGGCTGCCGGAGAACCTGGTCGGTGAAATCCCGAGTGGTGAGTTCCACACTCATCCGCGACCGGCGCCGAAACATGCACGGGTCGAATCGGCCATCGATGGTACTTTATGGAACCCTTTCGATCATGGTGACGGAGACCCCGGCGGCTGTTGGATTCTGGTGGAACCGGAGCTTCACCTCGGTTCCGACATCCTGGTGACGGGCCTGGCCGGCTGGCGCCGGCAAAGGATGCCGACCCTGCCCGAGACCGCCTGGTTCGAGTTGGCGCCCGACTGGGTTTGCGAGGTCCTTTCTCCTGCCACCGCTCGCACCGACCGGGTGATCAAGATGCCGATCTATGCCCTGCATCAGATCCCTTTTCTCTGA
- a CDS encoding TIGR02710 family CRISPR-associated CARF protein, producing the protein MPPTTTTLICTVGGSHQPIVRAVNELQPDYVCFVCSEDDPATGNKGSYVQITGKGNIIKARREDDKPSLPNIPAQTGLAEDQFEALRVQADDFDDVYRQVSHWLTTHNHDQERIVADYTGGTKTMTAALVAAALDDEGVELQLVTGSRANLISVESGSEQAIPASVEATRFRRRLREATEAWSRFAYDETEAMLARIRPPRESGLRGEYQRARDLSRAFTAWDRFDHAAAKRIVDRYRRLLGPTLGPLLNHLDLLNRDVPAREPLRLFDLWRNAQRRADQGRHDDAVARLYRLAEWSAQWLLREQADIHTADVPKDKIPSDITLSFNHRTGQYQAGLFNAWDLAAHHIGGGLPEWWERNRETLLNQLMARNQSILAHGFEPLDEGAWRRFSQWIEQELIENLLLKFTGDDRYRLKRLPEQLPRCYPFGG; encoded by the coding sequence ATGCCACCCACAACAACCACCCTAATCTGCACCGTCGGCGGTTCGCACCAACCCATCGTACGAGCCGTCAATGAACTGCAACCGGATTACGTCTGCTTCGTTTGTTCTGAAGACGATCCGGCCACCGGCAACAAGGGCTCCTATGTTCAAATCACCGGCAAGGGCAACATCATCAAGGCACGCCGCGAGGACGACAAGCCCAGCCTTCCAAACATTCCGGCGCAAACCGGGTTGGCGGAAGATCAATTCGAAGCATTGCGCGTCCAGGCGGATGATTTCGACGATGTCTACCGGCAGGTGAGCCATTGGCTGACAACACATAATCACGATCAAGAACGTATCGTGGCCGACTACACCGGCGGTACCAAGACCATGACCGCCGCCCTGGTCGCCGCGGCCCTGGACGACGAGGGCGTGGAACTGCAGTTGGTAACCGGCAGCCGAGCCAATCTGATCAGCGTGGAATCGGGCAGCGAGCAGGCGATCCCGGCCAGCGTTGAGGCGACGCGGTTCCGCCGCCGCCTCCGCGAAGCCACGGAGGCGTGGTCGCGGTTCGCCTACGACGAGACGGAAGCGATGCTGGCGCGGATACGACCGCCTCGGGAGAGCGGCTTGCGCGGGGAATATCAACGCGCCAGGGATCTCAGCCGGGCGTTCACCGCCTGGGACCGTTTCGACCACGCCGCCGCCAAGCGGATCGTCGATCGCTATCGGCGCCTTTTGGGTCCTACCCTCGGTCCGCTGCTCAACCATCTGGATTTGCTCAACCGGGATGTGCCGGCCCGGGAACCGCTTCGGCTGTTCGATTTATGGCGTAACGCCCAGCGCCGCGCGGATCAAGGCCGCCATGACGATGCCGTGGCCCGCCTCTACCGCCTGGCTGAGTGGAGCGCCCAATGGCTGCTTCGGGAGCAGGCGGATATTCATACCGCCGATGTGCCCAAGGACAAAATCCCGTCGGATATCACCCTTTCCTTCAACCACCGGACCGGCCAATATCAAGCGGGACTGTTCAATGCCTGGGATTTGGCGGCCCACCATATCGGTGGGGGGTTGCCCGAATGGTGGGAAAGGAACCGGGAAACCTTGCTCAATCAACTCATGGCGCGCAATCAATCCATTCTGGCCCACGGATTCGAACCCCTGGATGAAGGCGCCTGGCGACGATTCTCCCAATGGATCGAACAAGAGCTGATCGAGAATTTGCTGCTCAAATTCACCGGCGATGACCGTTATCGTCTTAAACGACTGCCGGAGCAATTACCTCGGTGCTATCCATTTGGCGGGTAA
- the cmr6 gene encoding type III-B CRISPR module RAMP protein Cmr6, with the protein MPVAAVPNYLGKDFSTASPGMRFGIFLPIWTDRQDQEREVKNRADKKSREGREIQQYLDANGMDATIDWLRQRDRNPLPGRWKKNEYAASKAWRNICELTPTDQQTQAALIDRQMAMAMTFESSDLLTVAAKSIAPFSTGLGNEHPLENGFAFLWPYGLPYLPGSGVKGVLRQAARELAGLVEDVSWDDNYGWNENAIEALFGRENEEGEQDHCRGVLSFWDVIPKIKGGQLTVEIMTPHQKHYYQDGQSPHDSGQPTPITFLTVPPKSNFSFHVHCDRNRLQQLAPDLARNDRWKNLLESAFQHAFDWLGFGAKTAVGYGAMEIDAMAELRAKQAAKAAEEEKMLPEARQIHELRETLEREKAAGKLSPNGEVANQRVNLLRFALEWEDSELRQEAANLIQETLKYLKWSKKSKKERQEDLAKLQGNK; encoded by the coding sequence ATGCCGGTTGCCGCCGTACCGAATTATCTGGGAAAAGATTTCAGCACTGCCTCGCCGGGGATGCGGTTTGGCATCTTTTTGCCCATATGGACGGACCGTCAGGATCAAGAGCGAGAAGTCAAAAACCGAGCCGATAAAAAAAGCCGGGAAGGGCGAGAGATTCAGCAATATCTCGATGCTAACGGTATGGACGCAACCATCGATTGGTTGCGCCAGCGTGATCGCAATCCGTTACCCGGCCGGTGGAAAAAAAACGAGTACGCGGCCTCAAAGGCATGGCGGAATATTTGTGAACTCACACCCACAGATCAACAAACCCAAGCCGCTTTGATTGACCGTCAAATGGCGATGGCTATGACTTTTGAGTCATCGGACCTGTTGACTGTTGCAGCGAAATCCATCGCCCCTTTCAGCACGGGTCTGGGAAACGAACATCCCCTGGAGAACGGTTTTGCTTTTCTCTGGCCCTACGGCCTGCCCTATCTTCCTGGCAGTGGAGTCAAGGGGGTACTGCGCCAGGCGGCACGCGAGCTCGCGGGACTCGTTGAAGATGTGTCATGGGATGATAACTATGGTTGGAACGAGAACGCCATTGAAGCCTTGTTTGGCCGAGAGAACGAAGAAGGGGAACAAGATCATTGCCGCGGTGTGCTTTCTTTTTGGGATGTGATTCCCAAGATAAAGGGTGGCCAGCTCACGGTGGAAATCATGACCCCGCATCAAAAGCATTATTATCAAGACGGGCAATCTCCGCACGACTCTGGCCAACCCACTCCTATCACTTTCCTCACAGTGCCGCCGAAATCGAATTTCTCCTTCCACGTTCATTGCGACCGCAATCGGCTGCAACAACTAGCCCCGGATCTGGCCAGGAACGATCGCTGGAAGAATCTGCTTGAATCGGCCTTCCAGCACGCTTTCGATTGGCTCGGATTCGGCGCCAAAACGGCGGTAGGCTATGGCGCGATGGAAATCGATGCGATGGCGGAACTGCGGGCCAAACAAGCGGCAAAAGCCGCCGAAGAAGAAAAAATGTTACCCGAAGCGCGACAAATCCACGAATTGCGCGAAACCCTGGAGAGAGAAAAGGCTGCCGGCAAGCTCTCTCCAAACGGTGAAGTCGCCAATCAAAGAGTGAATCTTCTCCGATTCGCCCTGGAATGGGAAGATTCTGAATTGAGACAGGAGGCAGCCAATCTGATCCAAGAAACGCTCAAGTACTTGAAATGGAGCAAGAAAAGCAAAAAAGAACGCCAAGAAGATCTAGCCAAGCTTCAAGGGAACAAATAA
- the cmr5 gene encoding type III-B CRISPR module-associated protein Cmr5: MSKLTLEQQRAKDAWQCAQEGIIKHDKDYVNDAKGLPALIMNSGLMQVMAFLHQKGGRHETLGSQLRAWLHGRYGVPKDFEEFMQTLMEQDAPTFQAITAESFAWLRWLRQLASARMGEET, encoded by the coding sequence ATGAGCAAGTTGACCTTGGAGCAGCAGCGCGCCAAAGATGCTTGGCAATGTGCGCAAGAAGGAATCATCAAGCACGACAAGGACTATGTGAATGATGCCAAGGGGCTGCCTGCACTGATCATGAATAGCGGTTTGATGCAAGTGATGGCATTCCTTCATCAGAAAGGGGGACGGCACGAAACCCTGGGGAGCCAACTGCGTGCATGGTTGCATGGCCGTTATGGAGTTCCCAAGGATTTCGAGGAATTCATGCAAACACTGATGGAGCAGGATGCACCGACCTTCCAAGCCATCACCGCCGAGTCCTTCGCCTGGCTGCGCTGGTTGCGTCAGCTCGCCAGCGCTCGAATGGGAGAGGAGACCTGA
- the cmr4 gene encoding type III-B CRISPR module RAMP protein Cmr4 has translation MFEKQAALFLYAVSPVHMGAGTATGIIDNPIQRERHTQHPTFAGSGIKGAVRHGFEAIGGDPSLMDALFGPESDANGNLHAGAVSFGDAQLVAFPVRSLKNGYVYATCPQALARARRLMQLIGVSWNREIPQPEEGRCVLANPELLAGPGKDKLHLEAFEYSVQVSPDLPKLSEKIANDALPDSNGYAFFREKLKKDLVVLHDSDFAYFAEHATLVEPHVRIDPITGTAKKGGLFYTENLPPESLLVAPLLASQTRTGRKQEDKGDWEDAAGVLMKIKTVINGKTLQIGGDATTGRGLVIAKVVEG, from the coding sequence ATGTTTGAAAAACAAGCCGCATTATTTCTGTACGCCGTCAGTCCCGTCCACATGGGCGCGGGCACAGCGACGGGCATCATCGACAACCCCATCCAAAGAGAGCGCCATACGCAGCACCCCACCTTCGCCGGTTCCGGCATCAAAGGGGCGGTGCGGCATGGATTCGAGGCCATCGGCGGCGATCCGTCCCTGATGGACGCCCTGTTCGGGCCTGAATCCGACGCCAACGGCAACCTTCACGCCGGCGCGGTCAGTTTCGGAGACGCCCAGCTCGTCGCCTTTCCCGTACGCAGCCTAAAGAATGGTTACGTTTATGCGACCTGCCCCCAAGCGCTGGCGCGGGCACGGCGGTTGATGCAATTGATCGGCGTCTCCTGGAATCGGGAAATTCCGCAACCGGAAGAAGGCCGCTGTGTGTTGGCGAATCCTGAACTGCTTGCCGGTCCCGGCAAGGACAAATTGCATCTGGAGGCTTTCGAATATTCGGTTCAAGTCTCGCCGGACCTCCCGAAATTGTCGGAAAAAATCGCAAATGATGCTCTGCCTGATTCAAATGGCTACGCTTTTTTCCGGGAAAAGCTCAAAAAGGATCTGGTGGTGCTCCACGACTCGGATTTCGCCTATTTTGCCGAACACGCCACCCTGGTCGAACCCCATGTGCGCATCGACCCCATAACCGGTACTGCCAAGAAAGGCGGCCTGTTCTACACCGAAAACCTGCCTCCGGAATCCCTGCTCGTCGCCCCGCTTCTGGCCAGTCAAACCCGCACCGGAAGGAAACAGGAAGACAAAGGAGATTGGGAAGATGCTGCCGGCGTTCTGATGAAGATCAAGACCGTCATCAACGGCAAAACTCTGCAAATCGGCGGCGATGCAACCACCGGCCGGGGGTTGGTCATCGCTAAAGTGGTGGAGGGTTGA
- the cmr3 gene encoding type III-B CRISPR module-associated protein Cmr3, giving the protein MNTWHFIEPLDVLYLRGNKLFGDPGSYGEALIPPWPSIAAGALRSLLLARSGTDLAAFADGKKKHPELGTPNQPGPFRVTDFLLARRYADTKESLHPIPADLMVSKDDEDEIHIHPLSPHELGHGIQCSAALPKVAVLAENQRSKPASGFWLKQAGYERYLAGELPAAQDLVATRELWQMDERIGIGLDSARRRADDGKLFSVQAVAFRNGVGFLAGTQGAELPRRDMLRLGGDGRAAAFRQTDYRPPRVAADTLLSAGRCRIVLTTPGLFADGWRLPGMTADGQFELAGVRGQVVAAAVPRAETISGWDLARWQPKPALRAAPAGSVYWIDNLSATSESLTRLADRGLWPENEAEGSRRVEGFNRFAWAV; this is encoded by the coding sequence ATGAACACCTGGCATTTCATCGAACCGCTGGATGTGCTTTATTTGCGCGGTAACAAGCTGTTCGGCGATCCCGGCAGCTACGGCGAGGCCCTGATTCCCCCGTGGCCCTCGATCGCCGCCGGGGCGCTGCGCTCGCTTCTATTGGCGCGCAGCGGCACGGATCTGGCCGCCTTTGCCGATGGTAAAAAGAAACACCCCGAGCTGGGTACGCCGAACCAGCCGGGACCGTTTCGGGTGACCGATTTCCTATTGGCCAGACGATATGCCGACACCAAGGAAAGCCTGCACCCTATTCCCGCCGACCTGATGGTTTCGAAGGACGATGAGGACGAGATTCACATTCATCCTCTGTCTCCTCATGAGCTAGGTCACGGCATTCAGTGTTCCGCGGCCCTGCCCAAGGTGGCGGTGCTGGCGGAAAACCAGCGCAGCAAGCCGGCATCGGGGTTTTGGCTCAAGCAGGCAGGCTATGAACGCTATCTGGCCGGGGAGCTGCCGGCAGCCCAAGATCTTGTGGCCACCCGTGAACTCTGGCAAATGGACGAGCGGATCGGAATCGGCCTCGATTCAGCCCGGCGCCGCGCCGATGACGGTAAATTGTTCAGCGTGCAGGCGGTCGCCTTCCGAAACGGTGTGGGGTTTCTCGCGGGCACCCAGGGCGCGGAATTGCCGCGACGCGACATGCTGCGTCTGGGCGGAGACGGCCGCGCCGCCGCCTTCCGTCAAACCGATTACCGCCCACCCCGGGTAGCGGCGGACACTTTGCTGTCCGCGGGACGCTGCCGCATCGTCCTCACCACGCCGGGCCTGTTCGCCGACGGATGGCGCCTGCCAGGCATGACCGCCGACGGACAGTTCGAACTCGCCGGCGTACGCGGGCAAGTGGTGGCCGCCGCCGTGCCGCGCGCCGAAACCATCTCGGGCTGGGATCTCGCCCGCTGGCAGCCAAAACCCGCCTTGCGCGCCGCGCCCGCCGGCAGCGTTTACTGGATCGACAACTTAAGCGCCACTTCCGAATCCCTCACCCGGCTTGCCGATCGCGGCCTGTGGCCGGAAAACGAGGCGGAGGGCAGCCGCCGGGTGGAAGGTTTCAACCGGTTCGCATGGGCAGTTTGA
- the cas10 gene encoding type III-B CRISPR-associated protein Cas10/Cmr2, producing the protein MSDRTLFWQTKLAARLHDPAEKALVLLRDPSGHEGGTVKQLRKYLKLDDIFAKQKKILKKSDWWASAADRPQWPKDSWSQVRWTKSPVLIHPLSNETIDLRQVGGLNDTTIESIKQRSFNHFKQLADCVEGDPKKTLLAFWRFGPELLAEEKDHQSLGALWGLLPADTRVPDHTIWDHLDLSSAFTGAFHADEQGEAALLSLSIGPVQPFIAAARSTSDLWAGSHLLSTLAWETMKPIVKNLGPDAILFPRLRGIPQVDLWLREQGLPDTLFEHCEWQKGTTDANPLFSAALPNRFVAVVPADRVEELAERCRERVRHWLQALGKDVVNRLLDAVGEEKHESLPCYRQMREQLEDFPEVHWSAVPFSLIRPRNEERQTDLEITHLSESMAPFFGTEPGKPCGFLKSPAWQVLQKAIQWEDGTEFFAPNPGVLYPAVYDLSERVLAAAKSVRAFEQLEQKGWRCSLTGETEWLTTDEKQLKTSYRRQKDTLWSNLAEKKPAWAKQGEHLGALPAIKRLWPTIFAEKIGKALDKRFGRFVVSTHTLALAHQIDQWLKHGGLTTDDFSKWVKDLRPDRVALPRKMMRQSDTQKAALDDARKLLGLLERAGELDDGEKAGQIKQAVRKTLKQGQDDKGDFSLETYYGLLLMDGDRMGRILSGDDAHAITYAQSFHPEVREPFEERMRNNPRLNDYGRQKRAVSPNRHLAISGALNDFSQSIVPHVVEKEYLGKVLYAGGDDVLAMLPVADLLNAAQRLRYAWSGQDPDHEGGVQKGLTLQNGFAGLNGRLMRMMGKNATASAGLVVAHHQAPLGRILRELRAAESTAKNEGRRDALCIKVIKRSGGALTLTLDWGKQLRVLLRLRGFLADPAVSRRAVYHTVLWLKDLPEPEGEAGMLGDLLSYQFKRQTEQEAAWKHHDVPTLTAELAKLAANQKNDPLVWLSNFLSVAEFLARQTRTGGEA; encoded by the coding sequence ATGAGCGATCGAACCCTGTTCTGGCAAACCAAACTCGCCGCCCGTCTCCACGACCCGGCGGAGAAGGCCCTGGTGCTGCTGCGCGATCCCTCCGGACACGAAGGCGGAACGGTCAAGCAATTACGCAAATACTTGAAACTCGACGACATCTTCGCAAAACAAAAAAAGATTTTAAAAAAATCCGATTGGTGGGCTTCCGCCGCCGACCGCCCCCAGTGGCCCAAGGACAGTTGGAGTCAAGTTCGGTGGACGAAGTCACCTGTCCTGATCCATCCTCTGAGCAACGAAACCATAGATCTCCGTCAAGTCGGCGGATTGAACGATACAACAATCGAATCGATTAAACAGCGGAGCTTCAACCATTTCAAACAGCTGGCCGACTGCGTCGAAGGGGATCCCAAAAAAACACTCCTCGCCTTCTGGCGTTTCGGCCCGGAACTGCTGGCCGAGGAAAAGGACCATCAATCCCTGGGGGCACTCTGGGGTCTGCTGCCCGCCGATACCCGGGTGCCCGACCACACCATCTGGGATCACTTGGATTTGAGCAGTGCCTTCACCGGCGCCTTTCACGCCGATGAACAAGGCGAGGCGGCCCTGCTTTCGCTTTCCATCGGACCGGTCCAGCCCTTCATCGCCGCCGCGCGTTCGACCTCGGATCTCTGGGCCGGCTCGCACCTTCTCTCCACACTGGCTTGGGAAACGATGAAACCCATCGTCAAGAACCTCGGACCCGACGCGATTCTGTTCCCCCGGCTTCGGGGCATTCCCCAGGTGGATCTGTGGCTGCGCGAGCAAGGCTTGCCCGATACTCTGTTCGAACACTGCGAATGGCAGAAGGGAACCACCGACGCAAACCCGCTCTTTTCCGCGGCCCTGCCCAACCGCTTCGTGGCGGTGGTCCCGGCCGACAGGGTTGAGGAACTGGCGGAGCGCTGCCGGGAAAGAGTGCGCCACTGGCTGCAAGCGCTGGGCAAAGACGTGGTGAATCGATTGCTGGATGCCGTGGGAGAAGAAAAACACGAATCCCTTCCCTGCTACCGTCAGATGCGCGAACAACTCGAAGACTTTCCCGAAGTCCACTGGTCGGCGGTGCCTTTCTCACTGATCCGCCCACGCAACGAGGAACGGCAAACGGACCTGGAGATAACCCATTTGTCCGAGTCCATGGCTCCTTTTTTCGGCACAGAGCCCGGCAAGCCCTGTGGCTTTCTTAAAAGTCCCGCCTGGCAGGTGCTGCAAAAAGCAATCCAATGGGAAGACGGCACCGAATTTTTCGCTCCCAACCCCGGCGTGCTTTATCCGGCGGTGTACGATCTGTCCGAGCGGGTGCTAGCGGCGGCCAAATCGGTCCGCGCGTTCGAACAGCTTGAACAGAAAGGATGGCGCTGCTCACTCACCGGCGAGACCGAATGGCTCACTACTGACGAGAAACAGTTGAAAACCTCCTACCGCCGACAGAAGGACACCCTGTGGAGCAATCTCGCCGAAAAAAAACCCGCCTGGGCCAAGCAAGGCGAACATCTGGGCGCACTCCCGGCTATCAAACGCCTTTGGCCGACGATATTCGCCGAGAAAATCGGCAAGGCGCTGGACAAACGTTTCGGCCGATTCGTGGTTTCCACCCATACCCTGGCCCTGGCCCATCAGATCGACCAATGGCTGAAACATGGCGGACTCACCACGGATGACTTCTCCAAATGGGTCAAAGACCTTCGGCCCGACCGCGTGGCCCTGCCTCGAAAAATGATGCGCCAATCAGACACACAAAAAGCAGCCCTGGACGACGCGCGCAAACTGCTCGGACTGCTGGAGCGGGCCGGCGAGCTCGATGACGGAGAAAAGGCGGGTCAAATCAAACAAGCGGTCCGAAAAACGCTGAAACAAGGACAGGACGATAAGGGTGATTTCTCCCTCGAGACCTACTACGGCCTGCTGCTGATGGACGGAGACCGGATGGGCCGCATCCTATCCGGCGACGATGCGCATGCCATCACTTATGCGCAAAGCTTTCATCCTGAGGTGCGCGAGCCCTTCGAGGAAAGGATGCGAAACAATCCCCGGTTAAACGATTATGGCAGGCAGAAGCGTGCCGTCTCGCCCAACCGGCATTTGGCCATCTCGGGCGCGCTGAACGATTTTTCCCAATCCATCGTGCCCCATGTGGTGGAAAAGGAATATCTGGGCAAAGTGCTCTACGCCGGCGGTGACGACGTGCTGGCCATGCTGCCGGTGGCCGATCTGCTGAATGCGGCGCAACGGCTGCGCTATGCCTGGTCGGGCCAGGATCCCGACCATGAAGGCGGCGTTCAAAAGGGACTGACTCTGCAAAATGGATTCGCCGGGCTAAACGGACGGCTCATGCGCATGATGGGGAAAAACGCCACCGCCAGCGCCGGTTTGGTGGTGGCTCACCACCAGGCGCCGCTGGGACGGATTCTGCGCGAACTGCGCGCGGCGGAAAGCACCGCCAAAAACGAAGGAAGGCGAGACGCGCTGTGCATCAAGGTGATCAAACGATCCGGCGGCGCGCTGACCTTGACCCTCGACTGGGGGAAACAACTGCGGGTGTTACTCAGGTTACGGGGTTTTCTGGCCGATCCCGCCGTCTCCCGGCGGGCGGTCTATCACACGGTGTTGTGGCTCAAAGACCTGCCCGAACCCGAGGGCGAGGCCGGCATGCTCGGCGATCTACTGTCCTATCAGTTCAAACGGCAAACGGAACAAGAAGCGGCATGGAAACATCACGATGTACCCACCCTGACAGCGGAATTGGCTAAGCTGGCTGCCAACCAGAAAAACGATCCCCTCGTTTGGCTAAGCAATTTTCTTTCGGTGGCCGAATTTTTGGCCCGCCAAACCCGCACCGGAGGTGAGGCATGA
- a CDS encoding RAMP superfamily CRISPR-associated protein → MMKTVTYQVSFVTPAFLGNAEQSGQWRTPPFKSLLRQWWRVVWWNTCNNPTLTELRRTEGNLFGVAADNQRNLSSKSKVRIRLSRWDKGALKSWNGMEQGTVKHPEVQKTGYKVGPHAYLGYGPLDGRGGTKLGKNVDSVIQDGEHADLRLAFPEKYSTQLYAALGLLHFYGTIGGRSRNGWGSFNLQPLEGAPELSPSLAETFLQDWQTALELDWPHAIGRDGRGPLIWRTEAFDNWKQMMRQLAEIKIQLRTHQFRFRNENPPHSSPLPRHWLSYPVTRHGTRAWPRNARLPNSLRFKVRQNASGQCYGVIFHVPCSPPREFNPAPYKADIQQVWQRVYGFLDDRNELRRSAV, encoded by the coding sequence ATGATGAAGACAGTCACATACCAGGTTTCATTTGTCACCCCCGCCTTTCTCGGCAACGCCGAACAATCCGGGCAGTGGCGTACTCCGCCGTTCAAGTCCCTGCTCAGGCAGTGGTGGCGGGTGGTGTGGTGGAATACTTGCAATAACCCAACGCTGACTGAACTGCGGCGAACAGAGGGAAATTTATTCGGGGTGGCAGCGGACAATCAACGGAATTTATCTTCAAAAAGCAAGGTCCGGATCAGACTGAGCCGATGGGATAAAGGGGCACTCAAAAGCTGGAATGGGATGGAGCAAGGAACAGTAAAACACCCTGAAGTACAAAAAACGGGATATAAGGTTGGACCTCACGCCTATCTCGGCTATGGCCCCCTAGATGGTCGAGGGGGAACAAAGCTCGGTAAAAATGTGGATTCTGTCATTCAAGACGGTGAACACGCTGATCTTCGGCTTGCATTTCCAGAGAAATACAGTACGCAATTGTATGCTGCCCTGGGGCTATTGCATTTCTACGGTACCATCGGCGGACGCAGCCGCAACGGGTGGGGTTCCTTCAATCTGCAACCGCTGGAAGGGGCGCCCGAGCTTTCTCCTTCATTGGCGGAAACATTCCTCCAGGATTGGCAAACCGCCTTGGAACTCGATTGGCCCCACGCCATCGGTCGCGATGGACGGGGCCCGCTCATTTGGCGAACCGAGGCTTTTGATAATTGGAAGCAGATGATGAGACAGTTGGCCGAAATCAAGATCCAACTGCGAACCCACCAATTTAGATTTCGAAATGAAAATCCGCCCCATTCCTCCCCGTTACCGAGGCATTGGTTGTCCTATCCCGTCACTAGACACGGAACGCGTGCCTGGCCTCGCAACGCCCGGCTGCCCAACAGCCTACGATTCAAGGTGCGGCAAAACGCAAGCGGCCAATGCTACGGTGTCATTTTTCATGTGCCTTGTTCTCCACCAAGAGAATTCAATCCAGCCCCATACAAAGCCGACATTCAGCAGGTTTGGCAGCGAGTTTACGGTTTTCTCGACGATAGAAACGAACTACGAAGGAGCGCGGTATGA
- a CDS encoding CRISPR-associated protein: MELADIPFVRMREELPQTLLNGRAKFSEVVAEAQKALPPLALCLHPVTHTVTAGGETFSLKPAEFAFYWLLAERCRQHGPGIHWSETDIEKELLDYYRRLVGEYSAQYEKAEETLKQGVTKEYFEPRKTKVNDAIKKALGERRAKPYLVVKLEKIPHTKYHRYGLALASDVVRVEG; the protein is encoded by the coding sequence GTGGAACTGGCGGATATCCCCTTCGTGCGGATGCGGGAAGAATTGCCCCAAACCCTCCTGAACGGCCGCGCCAAATTTTCCGAAGTGGTGGCCGAGGCGCAAAAGGCTCTGCCGCCTCTGGCCTTGTGCCTCCACCCCGTTACCCATACCGTCACCGCCGGCGGAGAGACTTTTTCCCTGAAACCGGCCGAATTCGCCTTCTACTGGCTCCTGGCCGAACGTTGCCGCCAACATGGCCCCGGCATTCACTGGAGCGAGACGGATATCGAGAAAGAACTTCTGGATTATTACCGGCGCTTGGTGGGCGAATACAGCGCCCAATACGAAAAAGCCGAGGAAACGCTGAAGCAAGGCGTCACCAAGGAATACTTCGAGCCGCGTAAAACCAAGGTAAACGATGCCATCAAGAAAGCCCTGGGGGAACGCCGCGCCAAGCCCTACCTGGTGGTGAAACTGGAAAAAATTCCCCACACCAAATATCACCGCTACGGACTGGCGTTGGCGTCGGATGTGGTGCGCGTGGAGGGATAG